A stretch of the Agrobacterium fabrum str. C58 genome encodes the following:
- a CDS encoding 2-hydroxyacid dehydrogenase: MIVLVTRMSEDAERLWLTSLSRKMPGETIVPFRQLDEAAREKADIAIVANPDPADIARLPNLKWIHSVWAGVERLVAELGESRLPIVRLVDPQLSQTMAEAVLAWTYYLFRDMPAYANFQRQRVWQQLAYRRPQDVTIGLLGLGALGAESAARLRYAGFNVIGWSRSHKEIDGVQTFHGDRGLEELLGRSEILVCLLPLTDETRGLIDAVRLSLLPEGASLINFARGPIVVADDLIRALDSGAMKHAVLDVFDVEPLPPDNKLWDHPAITVLPHISAPTDRETAAAIVAGNILTYRSSGALPPTVDLARGY, encoded by the coding sequence ATGATTGTGCTGGTGACACGTATGAGCGAGGACGCGGAGAGGCTCTGGCTGACGTCGCTTTCACGGAAAATGCCGGGTGAAACGATCGTGCCGTTCCGGCAACTCGATGAGGCGGCACGGGAAAAGGCCGACATCGCGATCGTCGCCAATCCCGATCCGGCGGATATTGCAAGATTGCCGAACCTGAAATGGATTCACAGCGTCTGGGCGGGTGTCGAACGCCTTGTTGCAGAGCTTGGTGAAAGCCGTCTGCCGATCGTGCGTCTGGTCGATCCGCAGCTGAGCCAAACCATGGCGGAAGCGGTGCTGGCCTGGACATATTATCTGTTTCGCGACATGCCCGCCTATGCGAATTTCCAGCGCCAGCGCGTCTGGCAGCAACTGGCCTATCGCCGGCCGCAGGATGTCACGATCGGCCTGCTCGGATTGGGCGCTCTCGGCGCGGAATCCGCGGCGCGTCTCAGGTATGCCGGTTTCAATGTGATCGGCTGGAGCCGGTCCCACAAGGAGATTGACGGCGTGCAGACCTTCCATGGTGATCGGGGGCTCGAGGAGCTTCTCGGCCGCTCGGAAATTCTGGTCTGTCTCCTTCCTCTCACCGACGAGACCCGTGGGCTTATCGATGCCGTGCGCCTTTCCCTGCTGCCGGAGGGCGCATCTCTGATCAATTTCGCCCGCGGACCCATCGTCGTCGCAGACGATCTGATCAGGGCGCTTGATTCCGGCGCCATGAAACATGCGGTGCTTGATGTCTTCGATGTGGAACCGCTGCCACCGGACAATAAGCTCTGGGATCATCCCGCGATCACCGTGCTACCGCATATCTCGGCGCCGACGGATCGGGAAACGGCGGCCGCTATCGTGGCTGGCAATATCCTGACCTACCGCAGCAGCGGAGCACTTCCCCCGACCGTCGATCTGGCGCGCGGGTACTGA
- a CDS encoding VOC family protein yields MRSLFHLAYHVTDLDETRRFYGGVLGCQEGRSTDTWVDFDFFGHQISMHLGKPFETTRTGKVGNHMVMMPHLGVVLELEAWFALARRLEDAGIAFDIPPVVRFEGEPGEQRTMFFFDPSGNPIEVKGFRDFDSVFAH; encoded by the coding sequence ATGCGTTCGCTTTTCCACCTTGCCTATCACGTCACCGACCTCGACGAGACCCGCCGCTTCTATGGCGGCGTTCTGGGATGTCAGGAGGGACGCAGCACCGACACCTGGGTCGATTTCGATTTCTTCGGCCACCAGATTTCCATGCATCTCGGCAAGCCTTTCGAAACGACGCGCACGGGCAAGGTCGGCAATCACATGGTGATGATGCCGCATCTCGGCGTGGTTCTTGAACTCGAAGCATGGTTTGCCCTTGCAAGACGTCTCGAAGATGCCGGCATTGCCTTCGACATACCGCCGGTCGTTCGTTTTGAAGGCGAGCCGGGCGAGCAGCGCACGATGTTCTTCTTCGATCCAAGCGGCAACCCAATCGAAGTCAAGGGTTTCAGGGATTTCGACAGCGTCTTTGCGCACTGA
- a CDS encoding glutamine amidotransferase-related protein: MGLILVHHDTGSPALYGAAAAAVAVRRNCGFMHLASRFDTKRHADAEQHVVASGGLAASGLCWFERLSGKPIEPVAPIEAVIDAAREADIVVPIHPAFLADANAIAGLFAAAQLQAVSVETIRIADGVHQFADDATGTVITWRDQFGRIRLDKPKAPTETVLTIALVGARSDHVDVYPAALASLADAADSLRLPLAINFIDPVGFDEAYAEQTLRPYAGILLPGGANMKNVAGQTAVAAFALENQLPIVGLCLGMQTMATAVAWRAFGRRNANLAEADPDVGIKTFLAMAGGTTADGGPLPEHRTGDQQTVPTAGTRLAGLIPHGTIVRCNHRYRLNPDLVRDMETHGLRVAARGVNGSVVDAIEVVGHPFYMGMQGHPELSSRPDAPHPLLVAFLEAALRRQSQAS, encoded by the coding sequence ATGGGCTTGATCCTCGTTCACCATGATACTGGCAGTCCGGCACTTTATGGCGCCGCTGCAGCAGCGGTCGCGGTCAGACGTAATTGCGGATTCATGCATTTGGCGTCGCGCTTCGATACCAAACGTCATGCGGACGCGGAACAGCATGTGGTCGCGTCCGGCGGGCTTGCCGCAAGCGGGCTTTGCTGGTTCGAGCGGCTTTCGGGAAAACCGATCGAACCTGTCGCACCGATCGAGGCAGTGATCGATGCCGCCCGCGAAGCCGATATCGTGGTTCCGATCCATCCGGCGTTCCTGGCTGACGCCAACGCGATAGCAGGCCTTTTTGCCGCGGCGCAACTGCAAGCGGTGTCGGTTGAAACGATCAGGATTGCCGACGGCGTTCACCAGTTTGCGGATGACGCGACCGGGACAGTGATCACCTGGCGCGATCAGTTCGGCCGCATCAGGCTGGACAAACCGAAGGCGCCGACCGAGACGGTACTGACGATCGCGCTGGTTGGTGCAAGGAGCGACCATGTGGATGTCTACCCGGCGGCCTTGGCAAGCCTTGCCGATGCGGCAGACAGTTTGCGTCTGCCGCTGGCTATAAACTTCATCGATCCTGTCGGGTTCGATGAGGCCTATGCCGAACAGACACTTCGCCCCTATGCGGGCATTCTGCTGCCAGGTGGCGCGAACATGAAAAACGTGGCCGGGCAGACGGCTGTCGCCGCCTTCGCCCTTGAAAACCAGCTTCCGATCGTCGGCCTCTGCCTCGGCATGCAAACAATGGCGACTGCCGTCGCGTGGAGGGCCTTCGGTCGCCGCAATGCAAATCTGGCGGAAGCAGATCCGGATGTCGGCATCAAGACTTTTCTGGCCATGGCCGGCGGGACGACAGCTGATGGCGGGCCGCTTCCCGAGCATCGCACAGGTGATCAGCAGACCGTGCCCACTGCCGGCACGCGACTGGCCGGTCTAATCCCTCACGGCACCATCGTGCGATGCAACCACCGCTACAGGCTCAATCCGGATCTAGTCAGGGATATGGAAACGCACGGCCTTCGGGTTGCGGCACGCGGGGTGAACGGCTCTGTCGTTGATGCAATCGAAGTCGTCGGCCATCCGTTTTATATGGGCATGCAGGGCCATCCCGAACTATCGTCCCGCCCAGATGCGCCGCATCCACTCCTAGTCGCCTTTCTTGAGGCGGCGCTTCGCAGGCAGTCACAGGCTTCGTGA
- a CDS encoding M24 family metallopeptidase: MSIPSDIVQGQESAFPREEYARRQALAREGLSAAGLDALIVTGPENIFYLCGQQTPGYYTFQALILPADGDPVFLIRQLEYFNFIANTFISDAVVYQDGEDPLALLVKLIESRGLASRRIAIDKRGWFLPIAVYEALQARLGTIGDGAGVIERFRAIKSPLEVEKLEKAAAYVDEGMRAGLAAVRVGATENDLVSAMLGSAIAAGSEYLGMEPLVSVGPRTGVPHGTWRRRAITDGDPAFLEMAACHDRYHAALMRSAWIGEPPREAVDMMKACQEALQVSLDTIRPGVACEVPHIACQKVIDRAGYTDNFKKRLGYSVGISFAPDWGEGAILSLNTGVKTELQPGMTFHLPPALRIYGRFTVGVSETIVVTETGYRALGSIDRNLLIV; encoded by the coding sequence ATGAGCATACCGAGCGATATCGTTCAGGGGCAGGAATCTGCTTTCCCCAGGGAAGAATATGCGCGCCGTCAGGCGCTCGCCCGCGAAGGTCTTTCGGCAGCGGGCCTCGATGCGCTGATCGTGACCGGGCCTGAAAATATCTTCTATCTGTGCGGTCAGCAGACACCGGGTTATTATACGTTTCAGGCGTTGATCCTGCCGGCCGATGGCGATCCGGTTTTCCTCATCCGCCAGCTGGAATATTTCAATTTCATCGCCAATACCTTCATTTCTGATGCGGTCGTGTATCAGGACGGCGAGGATCCGCTTGCTCTCCTGGTGAAGCTTATTGAAAGCCGGGGGCTGGCCTCCAGGCGCATTGCCATAGACAAGCGTGGATGGTTCCTGCCGATCGCCGTCTATGAAGCACTTCAGGCCCGTCTCGGCACAATCGGCGATGGGGCAGGCGTGATCGAAAGGTTCCGTGCCATCAAGTCGCCGCTCGAAGTGGAAAAGCTTGAGAAGGCCGCAGCCTATGTCGACGAGGGCATGCGGGCCGGTCTCGCAGCGGTTCGCGTCGGTGCCACGGAAAACGATCTCGTTTCCGCCATGTTGGGGTCCGCAATTGCGGCCGGGTCGGAATATCTCGGCATGGAGCCGCTCGTTTCCGTGGGTCCGCGCACGGGGGTTCCGCACGGAACCTGGCGCCGCCGTGCCATCACCGACGGTGATCCGGCATTTCTGGAGATGGCCGCGTGCCATGATCGCTATCATGCGGCGCTGATGCGCTCGGCCTGGATCGGCGAACCGCCGAGGGAGGCAGTTGACATGATGAAGGCCTGCCAGGAGGCCTTGCAGGTCTCGCTCGATACGATCCGCCCGGGCGTCGCCTGCGAAGTGCCGCATATCGCCTGCCAGAAGGTCATCGACCGCGCCGGCTATACGGACAACTTCAAGAAACGTCTCGGCTACAGCGTCGGCATATCGTTTGCCCCGGATTGGGGCGAGGGTGCCATTCTAAGCCTCAATACCGGCGTCAAGACAGAGCTGCAGCCGGGCATGACCTTTCACCTTCCGCCGGCGCTGCGCATCTATGGCCGTTTCACGGTTGGCGTCAGCGAGACGATCGTCGTCACCGAGACAGGCTATCGCGCCCTCGGCTCGATCGATCGCAACCTGCTGATCGTCTGA
- a CDS encoding mandelate racemase/muconate lactonizing enzyme family protein, translating to MRASLHRATLQYCDGLLLHTAASGPIAGLDTLYLRLEHGGHIGIGEVRINIAYLNGISPEVCVEQALLTLGDMDWSQEPAAMQAELAARTDVIAPVSMLIDIALHDLVARSNGVTVCAMLGGKAGSMVRYATNQTLFISSTERFLAQAGTYVARGFRDLKVRVGGGDFAADIARLEALRQNFGDEVKLAIDANGAWSETEASENLMALARFGLAYVEQPVAPGDWDILGRLAEASPVPLMLDESVATSADIDAIVALNGRLWAHLKLVKLGGIAASLAAAKRLSNANIPFMVGQMNEGAVATAAALHLSAAVSPRFAELYGADGLENDAADGLVYRNGGVEGPATTGLGLEFDAARTHLVKEFGA from the coding sequence ATGAGAGCCTCTCTGCACAGGGCCACGCTCCAATATTGCGACGGGCTCCTCCTCCATACGGCTGCCTCCGGCCCAATTGCCGGGCTCGACACGCTTTATCTGCGGCTTGAACATGGTGGCCACATCGGTATCGGCGAGGTTCGTATTAATATCGCCTATCTGAACGGGATCAGCCCGGAGGTCTGTGTCGAGCAGGCATTGCTGACCCTGGGTGATATGGACTGGTCGCAGGAACCGGCGGCGATGCAGGCTGAACTGGCGGCGCGCACGGACGTGATCGCTCCGGTGTCCATGCTGATCGATATCGCCCTTCACGATCTCGTTGCCCGAAGCAACGGCGTTACCGTTTGTGCCATGCTCGGCGGCAAGGCGGGATCGATGGTGCGTTACGCCACCAATCAGACGCTCTTCATATCTTCGACCGAGCGGTTTCTCGCGCAGGCCGGAACCTATGTGGCACGCGGTTTCCGCGACCTGAAGGTTCGTGTCGGTGGTGGAGACTTCGCAGCCGACATCGCGCGTCTTGAGGCCCTCCGGCAGAATTTCGGTGACGAGGTCAAGCTTGCAATCGATGCCAACGGGGCATGGAGCGAGACGGAGGCCAGTGAAAACCTGATGGCGCTCGCTCGTTTCGGGCTCGCCTATGTGGAGCAGCCGGTTGCGCCGGGCGACTGGGATATTTTGGGCCGTCTGGCCGAGGCCAGCCCGGTGCCGCTGATGCTGGATGAAAGTGTTGCGACATCGGCCGATATCGATGCGATCGTGGCCTTGAATGGACGTCTCTGGGCGCATCTGAAACTGGTGAAACTGGGTGGTATCGCGGCAAGCCTTGCTGCGGCAAAGCGGCTTTCGAATGCGAATATTCCGTTCATGGTGGGTCAGATGAACGAGGGTGCGGTCGCGACGGCGGCAGCGCTTCACCTCAGCGCGGCGGTCAGTCCCCGCTTTGCCGAGCTTTACGGTGCCGACGGACTTGAAAACGACGCTGCCGACGGACTGGTCTATCGAAATGGCGGCGTCGAGGGACCTGCCACAACGGGTTTGGGTTTGGAATTTGATGCGGCAAGGACGCATCTCGTGAAGGAGTTTGGAGCATGA
- a CDS encoding M20 family metallopeptidase: protein MTIMPDIARMKRELAEIIAIRSENPPGGEADVAVYVERLLKDEGFSVSLTEYKPGRFNVEARIENGPGPVFAFNTHMDTVPAGDGWTTDAFILREDDGKLFGRGACDCKGPLIAMIEAMRMLAADRTAWSGTLLGVFVGDEEIASEGAKYYAAARPKIDFAVVGEPTSNTTYSAHKGSLRPVVRVHGVTAHSGTPHLGDNAIYRAGQLLTLVEAFHNNVVRKRTHPLVGEASLTVTRISGGHADNVLPGSCDLLLDRRMVPGESEDAVKQEFATLLKDAYDRFGVKAEIVDYKATTGSATETAADQSIVAASLEACRASGTSDPGPFGFQGGCDLVHFRSLGAQGTVIGPGSLSVAHKADEFVPLDEFVTCSVIYRDVARKMLRPNP from the coding sequence ATGACCATTATGCCAGATATCGCGCGCATGAAACGCGAGCTCGCCGAAATCATCGCGATCCGCAGCGAAAATCCGCCCGGCGGTGAAGCGGATGTTGCCGTCTACGTTGAGCGCCTTTTGAAGGACGAAGGGTTTTCGGTGTCGCTGACCGAATACAAGCCGGGCCGTTTCAACGTGGAGGCGAGGATTGAGAACGGCCCCGGTCCGGTTTTCGCCTTCAACACGCATATGGACACGGTTCCAGCAGGCGACGGCTGGACAACCGACGCTTTCATCCTGCGGGAGGACGATGGCAAGCTCTTCGGTCGCGGCGCCTGTGACTGCAAGGGACCGCTGATCGCGATGATCGAAGCGATGCGGATGCTGGCGGCAGACCGCACGGCATGGTCCGGCACACTTCTCGGTGTTTTTGTCGGGGATGAGGAGATCGCCAGCGAAGGCGCCAAATATTACGCCGCCGCGAGACCGAAGATCGATTTTGCCGTGGTCGGCGAACCTACGTCCAACACGACCTATTCCGCACATAAGGGCAGTCTGCGCCCGGTCGTGCGTGTACACGGCGTCACCGCGCATTCCGGCACGCCGCATCTCGGCGACAACGCGATCTATCGAGCCGGCCAGCTTCTGACACTGGTCGAGGCGTTCCACAACAATGTCGTCCGCAAGCGGACGCACCCGCTCGTCGGCGAGGCGAGCCTGACGGTTACGCGTATTTCCGGTGGTCATGCGGATAACGTTCTTCCCGGCTCCTGCGACCTACTACTCGACCGGCGTATGGTGCCGGGTGAAAGCGAGGACGCCGTCAAGCAGGAATTTGCCACGCTTCTGAAGGATGCCTACGACCGGTTTGGCGTGAAGGCGGAAATCGTTGATTACAAGGCGACGACCGGCAGCGCGACGGAAACGGCGGCCGACCAGTCGATCGTGGCCGCAAGTCTGGAGGCCTGTAGGGCGAGCGGCACCTCCGACCCCGGCCCATTCGGGTTTCAGGGTGGCTGCGACCTCGTGCATTTCCGCTCGCTCGGCGCGCAGGGTACCGTCATTGGACCGGGCAGCCTTTCGGTTGCCCACAAGGCTGACGAATTCGTGCCGCTGGATGAGTTCGTCACCTGCAGCGTCATCTACCGCGACGTTGCCAGAAAGATGCTGCGGCCAAACCCATGA
- a CDS encoding amino acid ABC transporter ATP-binding protein: MKETSMNSREEKPLLEIMGINKSFGDLKILKSCSLNVHSRETMVIIGPSGSGKSTLLRCINLLEPADDGNIFFEGDDIARELRQAPKIRRQIGMVFQNFELFQHLTAIENIMLAPMKVLGMSRSDAHDIAMDLLKKVRIPERADFFPDELSGGQQQRIAIARALAMKPKLMLYDEPTSALDPEMIREVLDVMAELSSEGMTSIVVTHEMGFAKRAADQIVFMENGEVIENAPRDSFFGGTVNERATRFLDQILH, translated from the coding sequence ATGAAGGAAACATCCATGAATAGCCGCGAAGAAAAGCCTTTGCTCGAGATCATGGGGATCAACAAGAGCTTTGGCGACCTCAAAATCCTCAAGTCGTGCAGCCTCAACGTGCACAGCCGCGAAACCATGGTCATCATTGGCCCCTCGGGATCCGGCAAGTCGACGCTGCTGCGATGCATCAACCTGCTCGAGCCCGCCGATGACGGCAATATCTTCTTCGAGGGCGACGATATCGCCCGGGAATTGCGTCAGGCTCCGAAAATCCGCCGCCAGATCGGCATGGTGTTCCAGAATTTCGAACTTTTCCAACATCTGACCGCTATCGAAAACATCATGCTCGCACCGATGAAGGTACTCGGCATGAGCCGCAGCGATGCCCATGACATCGCCATGGATCTTCTGAAGAAAGTACGCATCCCCGAACGCGCCGATTTCTTTCCTGACGAACTGTCCGGTGGCCAGCAGCAGCGTATCGCGATTGCAAGGGCCCTCGCCATGAAACCGAAACTGATGCTCTATGACGAACCGACCTCGGCGCTGGACCCGGAAATGATCCGCGAAGTGCTGGATGTGATGGCCGAACTCAGCAGCGAGGGCATGACCAGCATCGTCGTGACCCATGAAATGGGCTTTGCCAAGCGCGCAGCGGACCAGATCGTCTTCATGGAAAATGGCGAGGTGATTGAAAACGCACCGCGCGATTCCTTTTTCGGCGGAACCGTGAACGAACGGGCCACACGCTTCCTCGACCAGATATTGCACTAG
- a CDS encoding amino acid ABC transporter permease: protein MSLDLVFDYVFSPAFFHGALLTLVITVTSLFFGMIAGLIVALLQESRIRPLQIFTLVYLWLFRGTPVLFQIIFIYNVLPTFGVMLSAFVSAVIALSLNEGAYMAEIIRSGLQAVKKGQRTAGLALGMTRFAVMCYIVIPQAARIVLPPTGNQMIGMLKTSALVSVVAVEELLLVANQTASSNFKYFEALTAAGIYYLALTSIFMGFQYLLERALDRKRPRGKRRSVSLMARLAALTAKTDAR from the coding sequence ATGTCACTTGATCTGGTCTTCGACTATGTCTTCTCGCCCGCTTTCTTCCATGGCGCATTGCTGACACTGGTCATCACGGTGACGTCGTTGTTCTTCGGAATGATCGCGGGCCTCATCGTGGCGCTTCTGCAGGAATCCCGCATCAGGCCACTGCAGATATTCACGCTCGTTTATCTGTGGTTGTTTCGCGGTACGCCGGTCCTGTTCCAGATCATATTCATTTACAACGTCCTGCCGACCTTCGGTGTGATGTTGTCGGCCTTTGTCAGTGCCGTCATCGCGCTGTCCCTGAATGAAGGTGCCTATATGGCAGAGATCATTCGCTCGGGCCTGCAGGCGGTCAAGAAAGGTCAGCGCACGGCGGGCCTTGCGCTCGGCATGACCCGGTTTGCCGTGATGTGTTACATCGTCATACCGCAGGCCGCCCGCATCGTCTTGCCGCCGACCGGCAACCAGATGATCGGGATGCTAAAGACGAGCGCCCTCGTATCTGTTGTTGCGGTCGAGGAACTGTTGCTTGTCGCCAATCAGACAGCGAGTTCCAACTTCAAGTATTTCGAGGCTCTGACAGCTGCGGGTATCTATTATCTGGCGCTCACCTCCATCTTCATGGGCTTTCAATATCTCCTCGAACGAGCACTCGACCGCAAACGTCCGCGTGGAAAACGCCGTTCTGTTTCATTGATGGCGCGTCTTGCCGCGCTCACCGCAAAGACAGATGCGCGATGA
- a CDS encoding ABC transporter substrate-binding protein, with the protein MLKTILAALIVPLGIAASASAAELPGTGLVEKGALTYGVAATFAPFEFQKGDQLTGFDIDLISALSKKLKAEAKPMNMEFKGLIPALIGGRIDLINSAMYINPARSEQVDFIPYLKIGNMVLVQAGNPKKITGRDDSLCGKTVSVTLGGIQESQARADDTRCKAKGLEGVKVLTFPTAQDSALTLRQGRADATFDSTPGAVVLQSSVPGVYETVGEEFESNTSIGMATRKGDAAVQKAIKDALGEIVADGTYKSLIEKWKLPASVAIFN; encoded by the coding sequence ATGCTCAAGACCATTCTCGCCGCATTGATTGTACCGCTTGGAATTGCCGCCTCGGCATCTGCTGCTGAACTGCCCGGCACCGGGTTGGTGGAAAAGGGCGCCCTGACATATGGCGTCGCCGCGACGTTCGCTCCATTCGAATTCCAGAAGGGCGATCAACTCACCGGCTTCGACATCGATCTCATTTCGGCTCTTTCCAAGAAGCTGAAGGCTGAGGCGAAGCCGATGAACATGGAGTTCAAGGGGCTTATTCCCGCGCTGATCGGTGGACGTATCGATCTCATCAATTCGGCCATGTACATCAATCCGGCCCGCTCGGAGCAAGTCGATTTCATTCCCTACCTGAAGATCGGCAATATGGTGCTGGTACAGGCAGGCAATCCGAAGAAGATCACCGGCCGGGATGACAGCCTGTGCGGCAAAACCGTTTCCGTAACCCTCGGCGGCATTCAGGAAAGCCAGGCGCGCGCAGACGATACGCGGTGCAAGGCAAAGGGCCTTGAGGGTGTGAAGGTGCTGACTTTCCCGACAGCCCAGGACTCGGCGCTGACCCTTCGTCAGGGGCGTGCAGATGCCACCTTCGATTCCACCCCCGGCGCCGTTGTTCTGCAGAGTTCTGTTCCCGGTGTTTATGAGACCGTCGGCGAGGAGTTTGAATCGAATACCAGCATCGGCATGGCGACACGCAAGGGTGATGCCGCCGTGCAGAAGGCGATCAAGGATGCGCTGGGCGAGATCGTCGCAGACGGCACATACAAGTCCCTGATCGAAAAGTGGAAGCTGCCCGCATCGGTAGCGATCTTCAACTGA
- a CDS encoding GntR family transcriptional regulator: MSNGDTKLTPAITTNAQQGRHRLANQILDLIRDAKFEIGHHLREQQLGDMLGVSRTPVRAALNLLAERGIVEARKNQGFFLKAQQGALHRTEVEVPATADQDLYTRIVEDRLSGALGDSITQVEMTRRYMVDRALLQRTLAHLVNDGLLSRNRGRGWTFRPTLDSEMALRDSYDYRSTLEPAGLLLGSFQVDAGLLERSRLEHLYLEGHPEIAGVDPRQLFETDAQFHEMIAAFSGNMFFLQAIQQQNRLRRLLEFGGYSNRRRVRDWCREHLDIIAAILEGDRLRASKLMLNHLSAARGAARHYPKSD; encoded by the coding sequence ATGTCGAATGGAGATACAAAACTGACGCCAGCCATAACCACCAATGCGCAGCAGGGTCGACATCGCCTTGCCAACCAGATTCTCGACCTTATCCGCGACGCGAAATTCGAGATCGGGCATCACCTGCGCGAACAGCAGCTCGGCGATATGCTGGGTGTGTCGCGCACACCAGTCAGAGCGGCACTCAACCTGCTGGCCGAACGCGGTATTGTCGAGGCGAGGAAAAACCAGGGATTCTTTCTGAAGGCCCAGCAGGGCGCTCTCCACCGCACCGAAGTGGAGGTACCCGCCACCGCGGATCAGGATCTCTACACGCGCATCGTCGAGGACAGGCTTTCGGGCGCGCTTGGCGACAGCATCACCCAGGTTGAAATGACAAGGCGCTACATGGTCGATCGCGCCCTGTTGCAGCGGACGCTCGCCCATCTGGTCAATGACGGCCTGCTTTCGCGCAATCGCGGACGCGGCTGGACTTTTCGACCGACCCTCGATTCCGAGATGGCGTTGCGTGACAGTTATGATTACCGCAGCACCTTGGAGCCGGCCGGCCTGCTTCTTGGCAGTTTCCAGGTCGACGCCGGCCTTTTGGAGCGCTCCCGCCTCGAGCATCTCTATCTTGAAGGCCATCCCGAGATCGCGGGCGTCGACCCCCGCCAGCTATTTGAAACGGATGCCCAGTTTCATGAAATGATCGCGGCATTCAGCGGCAACATGTTCTTTCTGCAAGCCATCCAGCAACAGAACAGGTTGAGGCGGCTTCTCGAATTTGGCGGATATTCAAACCGTCGTCGCGTCCGGGACTGGTGCCGCGAGCATCTGGATATAATCGCTGCAATCTTAGAGGGCGACAGGTTAAGGGCATCGAAGCTGATGTTAAATCATCTTAGTGCTGCAAGGGGAGCCGCACGCCACTATCCGAAGTCCGACTAG
- a CDS encoding Crp/Fnr family transcriptional regulator encodes MLESGFCVYNRLLQIIGKEGLARLVSRMEPVDLPMGHRLVTSDMLISHLCFIESGLASTIVRDDGGKSIETVLVGREGITGWPALLGAETTPSETIMCVGGRGFLITTVEIRRAMDEDTRLRELLLGYINICLLQVGHLVLANGQYGLRERLARWLLMCHDRLDTDNLPITHEFLSTVLGVRRPGITNELHVLEGIHAIRARRGNVRIINRSILEEVATITYGAPEKEYERLMARMQADVATPSLFSA; translated from the coding sequence ATGCTTGAATCAGGTTTTTGCGTTTATAATCGACTATTGCAAATCATCGGCAAAGAAGGGCTCGCGCGGCTTGTATCGCGAATGGAGCCCGTTGATTTGCCCATGGGACATCGGCTCGTCACCTCTGACATGCTTATTTCACATCTCTGTTTTATCGAAAGCGGCTTGGCATCGACCATTGTCCGTGATGACGGTGGCAAGAGCATTGAGACTGTGCTGGTCGGGCGAGAGGGTATCACAGGCTGGCCCGCTCTGCTGGGCGCGGAAACGACGCCGAGTGAAACCATCATGTGTGTGGGCGGTCGGGGCTTCCTGATCACGACTGTTGAAATACGACGGGCAATGGACGAGGACACGCGCTTACGCGAGCTCTTGCTGGGCTATATCAATATCTGCCTGCTTCAGGTCGGGCATCTTGTCCTTGCAAATGGGCAATATGGTCTGCGGGAGAGGCTCGCGCGCTGGCTGCTGATGTGTCATGATCGGCTCGATACGGATAATCTGCCCATTACCCATGAATTTCTCTCGACAGTTCTTGGGGTAAGGCGGCCGGGGATCACCAACGAATTACATGTTCTAGAAGGCATCCATGCTATTCGTGCCAGACGCGGAAACGTCCGGATCATCAATCGCAGCATTTTGGAAGAGGTCGCCACCATAACCTATGGCGCTCCGGAAAAAGAATATGAGAGGCTAATGGCCCGTATGCAGGCGGATGTTGCCACGCCTTCACTCTTTTCTGCCTAG